In Primulina eburnea isolate SZY01 unplaced genomic scaffold, ASM2296580v1 ctg567_ERROPOS1000000, whole genome shotgun sequence, the sequence AATGCTTGCTGCAGTCGGGCAACGGATCACCACACAAGCATTTGTTATGGAAAAATGCCGAGTACCCCCTTTCTTGGAGCCTCCCGCCCACCGGAATCTTGCCACAAAGCCTGTTGTAACTCACATTCAGATGAGCATTATCCAGTTTCACCAAACTCTGCGGCAGACTCCCGTAAATCTTGTTATGGTTGAAATCCAAGTTAAACAAGCTCTCGGGGAAATCGGCATCCGACATATCGAACTCCAACTGGTTCCTCGAAAAATCGACACGCTGTATATCTTTGTTCTTCTTGAATAAGAATTTCACATCTCCTTCAAGTTTGTTTCGTTGGAGCTCCACAATCAAGAAAGGCAGGTCGCCCCATCCTTTCGGAAGGGTCCCGGAGAGCTGGTTGTGTGAGAGATACAAATACTGCAGACTCGGGGTTAAATTCCCGAAGGATTCAGGTATGCTTTGGCTTAGTTTGTTCCTGTCTAATCGAAGCCCTTCAAGGTTTCTGAGCTCGGCCAGCGACGGCGGGATCGAACCGCTCAAGTTGTTGAACGACAGGTCAAGAAACGTCAGGCTATTGACTTCTCCGAGGTATGATGGGATAGGGCCGGAGATGTTCGTCCAACTGATTATGAGGCTCTTGAGCTTAGTCAGCTTGGTGATGGAATGTGGGATTGTTCCGATGAGACCCGGGATCTTGTGCAAACTCAAGGATTCGAGGTAGGGGAGATCTCCGAAAAGCTCGGTGATGTGGCCGGTGATGTCGGGGGAGTACGAGAAGTCGATACCATCGATCCGGTCGGTCCTTTCACCGCACGAGACGCTGTTCCAGCCGCAGCAACCGGTGCTGGGATCCCACGAGATCGTTTCGTAAGCGTTGTTGTAGTATTTCTTGATTGCAAGTAGAACTTTCTTGTCTTCGGGGTGGCATTTTGCCGAGTGAGAGAGATGGAATTCGGACAAGAAAATGAGAAGGGGAAGAATGTAAAGAACTTGGATGTTCATGTTTGGTTGTATTATTTTTCCTGCTTTTGTTACCTCATTTTATATACAGTAAAGTGAATAGAATATcattatgatatttttgaaaatatagaaAATTACATGATCGATTATTTTTTCCGTCGGTGGTAATTTTAGCACATTTTTCATCGAATTATTGATTTTGGTAATATAACTATTATTAAAACACATGTTCCATTTTTGtgatgagtaggtctcatgtgagtccgtctcacggatctcaatctgtgagacggtctcatgtcaatctgtgagacggactcacatgagacgggtcaatcctgcccatattcacaataaaaagtaatactcctagcataaaaagtaatactttttcatggattatccaaataaaaatccgtctcacaaagtACGACCCGTGAggccgtctcatacaagtttttgccttttgtgattaatttgtttaataatctattatttatttttaagagTTGATTTAACATTTGttctgttttatttaattttttaatatattaatttttttaatactaCTTACTTATATCAATaaacatattttaataaaattatgaactgTTGGTTTGAATTATTGCATACGAAACCACCAATGTTATAATATTTTGATTACAATTGTTGCTcatctaaaataatataaacaaaatcACCAATCACCATGGTTATGAAACGTAATAATTACATCAATGTGAGTTTACATGAATATAAACAAAAAATCTAATGGTCTCAATTAAATCTCTACTGTATTTCATGCTAACAGTTTATGAATATGCACAACAAaccttcaaaaaataaaatgcataaaaatgacACTCGACAAAAGAATTATCTTAAATTATCACTAAGCTATGTCCAAATGCATGGAATTTATAAGATTATTCGAGAAATTgcgaaaatcaaataaaaagttTGAGATAAAGAAATTGATGGTGAATGAAGTTAAAATAATAGAGGATATCTATGTAAATTTGATATGATAAAAAGACTattttgataaattaatttaactGAAAGCTAAAATTCAGTATGGTAACTGTGTGAAGTCTATTTAAGAAAATCTCGTTTTTTTATGTTTtgcatcaaaatataattaaggGTCGATAAATTTAATTTTCGTCGTAGCAATAGTTActcttattaatttatttattgagCAATTCTTATATTGGCAACAGGAAATTCAGAAAACGAATGGACGAAGGGTCCCCtttcctaatttttttttttaatttatgtgTTTTTCAactgacaaaaacttatgtgagacggtctttttgtttgggtcatctatgaaaactattattttttatgctaatagcattattttttttattgtgaatatcgatagggttgaccggtctcacatataaaaattcataatatcGACTCACAAAATACCTACTTCTTTCAACCGGTGAACAGATCATCTCTCGCTACCACCTCACCCACTGATTTAATTGAAAATATTGGTTCCATCATCGAATGTCACCCCACTAAGGTTGGTCTCGTCtagcatatatatatgtattagtTATCTAATATTGATTGGATAAAATTCTTGAAAATTCTATATGAACTATAATAATCATCTCTTATTGACTTAATTTTTGGGATTGAACTAAGTCACAGTTTCAATCTtaacacaatatatatatatatatatgtttatgtaGAAAAATggttaaaattatatatataaaaagagATTCGGGTAGAGTAAAACAAAATTTTGACAACATAAAAGACTAAAATCGCAACGAGTGTTGTAGAATATATGATTTGCGAAGCTATCATTTTGTTCATACTTTTACATGTTATTTGAATCGGAGGAGGTATCAAACGTATTGTGTATGATACTAAAATTTATAAACTCGTCTCTTCTTAGAGCATCTGCATTGGTGTTAAAAGAGGTGTTATAACACCCCTTTAACACCCTCTCTCCAATGTGAATGGTACGCCATAGAGAGAGTGTGGGACGTTCATATGTATGAACGCCCCTGTGtcaggttttttttaaaaaaaaattcgctcattagcgacggtttctataaaaccgtcgctatttgcgacaTATTTTTGAAACCCGTCGCTCCACGCGGACCCCACACACGTGATGAATTTTCCTTATTTAATGTATTGGTTTAAATTTCAACTTtgtatgttttaaaaaaaatttcggaaattaaaataaattaaaaaataatgttaaatttaaaatatattattattaatataaaataataataattcaaatttcttaaaaaattagaaagtgaatatatttaatttaaattaagagTAAGATGAATGAGTGGACAGCGGGACCTACAAATAATGAATGTGAATGTTAAAATGAATGTGGGAGAATAGATGTGTTAATGTAATGTGTATGTGGCATGTGGACCTTACGATTTTTGATGAGGTGGTGGGTGTTATGTAAATGCCCTTAATGAAGAAACCAAAACTTTATAATTATTTactctcaaaataaaaatttataattatttggtGGACTGAACACTGAGGCCATTGGTAGTGTCAAGTTGACTTCTCAATCCAAAAACGCGTCTCCAAATATATCAATCGTGTAAATTTATGTTTCTATCAATGAGATGCAATAATATATAGACGAGTGTCACATCATTGATAGACATATATATGAgagatatttttaaaatatttttatttaatttttttttaaaaaaattaaaaatcgagTTAGTCTAGTTTATCGGGTTGATTCGGGTCCAAGGGCCCGAGTTAGAAAACACTCAcccataatataaaaaaaataaacgtaGTAATTCCagcacattttttttattaaaaaaaacaatttataaatgacaaaaacttatgtgagacggtctcacgggtattatttgtgagacggatcttttatttgggtcacccatgaaaaagtatcactttttatgctaagagtattactttttattgtgaatatgggtagggttgacccgtcttacagattatgatccgtgagacggtctcccaTGAGACTCCCTCTTTATAAATATCAGCAAATAAATTAGGAGATAAATAGTTCACAAATATGATTTATTAATGACATCAACATATTTAGAGTTGAAACAAAACAAACTTCCATGAAGCTTATTTATTTCCATGAGTTCCGTCACACAATTGAGCAGTCAACAACGTTCCACCCTCATTTGCAATCCGGCAGCGGTGCGCCGCACAAACATCTGTTGTGAAAATAAGAAGTGTAATCCAATTCCTGCAGCTGCCCGCCAACCGGAATCTTGCCGCAAAGCCGGTTGTAGCTGACATTCAGAAACAGCCGATCCAGGTTCACCAAATCCTCCGGAAGACTCCCGTAAATCTTGTTGTGGTTCAAATCCAGCGTACCCAAGTCGTCGGGGAAC encodes:
- the LOC140821428 gene encoding polygalacturonase inhibitor-like encodes the protein MNIQVLYILPLLIFLSEFHLSHSAKCHPEDKKVLLAIKKYYNNAYETISWDPSTGCCGWNSVSCGERTDRIDGIDFSYSPDITGHITELFGDLPYLESLSLHKIPGLIGTIPHSITKLTKLKSLIISWTNISGPIPSYLGEVNSLTFLDLSFNNLSGSIPPSLAELRNLEGLRLDRNKLSQSIPESFGNLTPSLQYLYLSHNQLSGTLPKGWGDLPFLIVELQRNKLEGDVKFLFKKNKDIQRVDFSRNQLEFDMSDADFPESLFNLDFNHNKIYGSLPQSLVKLDNAHLNVSYNRLCGKIPVGGRLQERGYSAFFHNKCLCGDPLPDCSKH